The Palleronia sp. THAF1 genome contains the following window.
CATCCGTCAAGGCGCGGCACGGCATCATGCAGAACTATTCGTATTCACTCGGCACGCTGGGCGACATGGCCAAGGGCGAGGCGGAGTATGACGCGGAACTGGCGCAAGCCGCCGCAGACCGTCTGGTCGCTTTGTCCGCAATCCCGCAGACCGGCTACTGGGTCGAAGGCACATCGTCAGAGGATCTGGACGACAGCCGCGCCCTGCCCGCGATCTGGGAGAACATGGACGACTACCTCTCTGGTTTCGACGAACTGAACGAAGCCGCCGTGTCCATGGCCGCCGTCGCCAGCGACGGGCAAGAGGCGTTGGGCCCGCAGATGCAGGCGATCGGCCAGTCTTGTGGCGGCTGTCACGAAGATTATCGGATGTCCAACGACTGATGCGCTTCCCGCTTCTGACTTTCGCCGCCATCGCAGCGGCGGGGGCCGCAGTCGGATGGTGGATCACCGCACCCGATCCGCTGACCGCCGCCGATCTGGATGGCATC
Protein-coding sequences here:
- a CDS encoding c-type cytochrome, which gives rise to MKSAILTIAVLGIGVGLAQAASHSQTPASVKARHGIMQNYSYSLGTLGDMAKGEAEYDAELAQAAADRLVALSAIPQTGYWVEGTSSEDLDDSRALPAIWENMDDYLSGFDELNEAAVSMAAVASDGQEALGPQMQAIGQSCGGCHEDYRMSND